The Oncorhynchus mykiss isolate Arlee chromosome 28, USDA_OmykA_1.1, whole genome shotgun sequence genome includes a window with the following:
- the LOC110509198 gene encoding mediator of RNA polymerase II transcription subunit 15-like yields MAVRWCSFGFVLLVVFACCADAQPNLRFPSYNNPQPQITTSTPRQPQWPEPQWPQLQTPQRPEPQRPQLQTPQRPEPQRPQLQTHQRSEPQGPQLQTLQRPETQRPQLQTPQMPQLQTSQRPEPQRPQLQTQRPEPQRPQLQTLQRPEPQRPQQQTPQRPEPQRPQLQTPQRQEPQGPQQQAPQRPKQQTSQRPEPQGPQLQTPLRPLHQWPQLQTPQRPQQQTHQRPEPQGPQQQTHQRPEPQWPQLQTPQRPQQQTPQRPDHQGPQLQTPQRHEPQWPQLQTPQRPDHQRPQQQTPQRHEPQWPQLQTPQRPAHQRPQQQTPQRPVIQGPQQQTTQRPVIQWPQQQTPQRPEPQWPQQQTPQRQEPHGPQQQTPQRPESQWPQQQTPQRPVIQGPQQQTPQRPESQWPQQQTPQRPVIQGPQQQTPQRPESQWPQQQTPQRPVIQGPQQQTPQRPESQWPQQQTPQRPVIQGPQQQTPQRPESQWPAVTQTPDQRCQVPVRDTVQCGTPDITPSQCQAIYCCFNGQQCYYGKAVTVQCTRDAQFVVVVARDSTWPKIDIDSISLLGGNDRPCSPVGITSAFAIYQFPVTACGTTIKEESGYVVYENRMASSYNVGVGPRGSITRDSHFELLFQCKYSATAVEALVTEVNTVPAPAPVAAPGPLRVELRLAKGTCDTKGCNDESRSFTLYYTEEDYPITKVLRQPVNVEVRILERKDPNLFLMLEHCWTTSDPSPVSMPQWDLIIEDCSYPNDNYLTTMVPVEHSSGLLYPNHYKRFTLEMFTFVDHTLSPQKERIFIHCSTSVCYPTPGVSCEPKCNRQRRDVAAAQRKTIQNAVVSSGEVILVDKKPVSPSDH; encoded by the exons ATGGCAGTGAGGTGGTGTTCCTTTGGGTTTGTGTTGTTGGTAGTGTTCGCATGTTGTGCTGATGCACAGCCTAACTTGAGGTTTCCTTCGTACAACAACCCCCAACCCCAAATTACAACCTCCACGCCTAGACAGCCCCAATGGCCAGAGCCCCAGTGGCCACAGCTGCAGACTCCCCAAAGACCAGAGCCCCAGAGGCCACAGCTGCAGACTCCCCAGAGACCAGAGCCCCAGAGGCCACAGCTGCAGACTCACCAGAGGTCAGAGCCCCAGGGACCACAACTACAGACTCTCCAGAGGCCAGAGACCCAGAGGCCACAGCTGCAGACTCCCCAGATGCCACAGCTGCAGACTTCTCAGAGACCAGAGCCCCAGAGGCCACAGCTGCAGACTCAGAGACCAGAGCCCCAGAGACCACAACTACAGACTCTCCAGAGACCAGAGCCCCAGAGGCCACAGCAGCAGACTCCCCAGAGACCAGAGCCCCAGAGGCCACAGCTGCAGACCCCCCAGAGACAAGAGCCCCAGGGGCCACAGCAGCAGGCTCCCCAGAGGCCAAAGCAGCAGACATCCCAGAGACCAGAGCCCCAGGGGCCACAGCTGCAGACTCCCCTGAGACCACTGCACCAGTGGCCACAGCTGCAGACTCCTCAGAGGCCACAGCAGCAGACTCATCAGAGACCAGAGCCCCAGGGGCCACAGCAGCAGACTCATCAGAGACCAGAGCCCCAGTGGCCACAGCTGCAGACTCCTCAGAGGCCACAGCAGCAGACTCCTCAGAGGCCAGATCACCAGGGGCCACAGCTACAGACTCCCCAGCGGCATGAGCCCCAGTGGCCACAGCTACAGACTCCCCAGAGACCAGATCACCAGAGGCCACAGCAGCAGACTCCCCAGAGGCATGAGCCCCAGTGGCCACAGCTACAGACTCCCCAGAGACCAGCTCACCAGAGGCCACAGCAGCAGACTCCCCAGAGACCAGTGATCCAGGGACCACAGCAGCAGACTACTCAGAGGCCAGTGATCCAGTGGCCACAGCAGCAGACTCCCCAGAGACCAGAGCCCCAGTGGCCACAGCAGCAGACTCCCCAGAGGCAAGAGCCACATGGGCCACAGCAACAGACTCCCCAGCGGCCAGAGTCCCAGTGGCCACAGCAGCAGACTCCTCAGAGGCCAGTAATCCAGGGGCCACAGCAGCAGACTCCCCAGCGGCCAGAGTCCCAGTGGCCACAGCAACAGACTCCTCAGAGACCAGTGATCCAGGGGCCACAGCAACAGACTCCCCAGCGGCCAGAGTCCCAGTGGCCACAGCAGCAGACTCCTCAGAGGCCAGTGATCCAGGGGCCACAGCAGCAGACTCCCCAGCGGCCAGAGTCCCAGTGGCCACAGCAACAGACTCCTCAGAGACCAGTGATCCAGGGGCCACAGCAGCAGACTCCCCAGCGGCCAGAGTCCCAGTGGCCAGCAGTAACCCAAACTCCAGATCAGAGATGTCAAGTACCGGTTCGGGATACAGTGCAATGTGGAACCCCAGATATTACTCCATCTCAATGTCAGGCTATCTACTGCTGCTTCAATGGACAGCAGTGCTACTATGGGAAGGCAG TGACTGTGCAGTGTACCAGGGATGCtcagtttgtggtggtggtggccaGGGATTCCACTTGGCCCAAAATAGACATTGATTCCATCAGTCTGTTGGGGGGAAATGACCGCCCCTGCAGTCCTGTTGGCATCACTTCAGCCTTCGCCATATACCAGTTCCCTGTCACTGCCTGTGGCACCACTATAAAG GAGGAAAGTGGTTATGTGGTTTACGAGAACAGGATGGCATCTTCCTATAACGTGGGGGTGGGACCTCGAGGCTCTATCACCAGGGACAGCCATTTTGA GCTCCTGTTCCAGTGTAAGTACTCTGCCACTGCAGTAGAGGCTCTGGTTACTGAGGTGAACACTGTTCCTGCACCCGCTCCTGTTGCTGCTCCGGGACCCCTCAGAGTGGAACTGAGACTGGCCAAAGGAACATGCGACACCAAGGGGTGTAATGACG AGTCGAGATCCTTCACGTTGTATTACACTGAGGAAGACTACCCCATCACTAAAGTCTTGAGGCAGCCTGTGAACGTTGAGGTTCGCATCCTGGAGAGGAAGGATCCCAACCTGTTCCTGATGCTGGAGCACTGCTGGACCACCTCTGACCCCAGCCCTGTCAGCATGCCCCAGTGGGATCTCATCATTGAAGA ttgTTCCTACCCGAATGATAATTACCTGACCACCATGGTCCCTGTGGAACATTCCTCTGGCCTTCTGTACCCCAACCACTACAAACGCTTTACCCTCGAGATGTTCACCTTTGTGGATCACACTCTGTCTCCCCAGAAAGAGCGG